A part of Capsicum annuum cultivar UCD-10X-F1 chromosome 6, UCD10Xv1.1, whole genome shotgun sequence genomic DNA contains:
- the LOC124899460 gene encoding uncharacterized mitochondrial protein AtMg00810-like gives MVVILVYVDDLLITGDNADMISAAKITRKYTLGLISDQGLAGAKSASTLLETNIKLTSVEVDEAAGVRGDVVRRDVTSYQRLVGKFMYATITRPDISYAVQTLSQFMKQPKKSHLEAANRVIKYLKGTVRQGIWPREHPTAKLVCWCAACPNTRRSVTGYVVQFGSSLISWKSKK, from the exons ATGGTGGTGATTTTAGTTTATGTGGATGATCTTCTGATAACTGGTGACAATGCAGACATGATAAGTGCAGCAAAAATCACT AGAAAATACACCTTGGGGCTTATATCAGACCAAGGACTTGCTGGTGCTAAATCGGCTTCTACTCTATTAGAGACTAATATTAAGCTAACTTCTGTTGAGGTAGATGAAGCAGCAGGTGTTAGAGGAGATGTTGTTCGAAGGGATGTAACATCATATCAAAGGCTTGTTGGAAAGTTTATGTACGCAACAATAACAAGACCTGACATCAGCTATGCAGTGCAGACCTTAAGTCAATTCATGAAACAACCTAAAAAATCTCATTTGGAAGCTGCAAATAgagtgataaaatatctaaaaggaACTGTAAGACAAGGTATATGGCCCAGGGAACATCCTACTGCAAAACTGGTTTGCTGGTGTGCTGCATGTCCAAACACTAGGAGGTCTGTTACTGGTTATGTGGTGCAATTCGGTAGCTCACTGATATCCTGGAAGTCTAAGAAGTAG